A part of Populus alba chromosome 8, ASM523922v2, whole genome shotgun sequence genomic DNA contains:
- the LOC118052210 gene encoding protein RDM16 isoform X4 codes for MQKELSEKLKKLPLSSKGNNTSSGGSSQRVLPSATTTTAVSTGAVCSSSSLSTNTMVSIKTPSTGVAPLPDITSIPNYEAVKRAQELAAKMGFRQDPEFAPLINLFPGQLPAEVSVPQKPTKTPVLRVDALGREIDEHGNVVNVTKPSNLSTLKVNINKQKKEAFQILKPELDVDPESNPYYDVKMGINKNKFLRPKRMTFQFVEEGKWLKEAEIMKLRNQFGEEREKDMKARQALHAKAKAAPDINPNLIEVSERFITKAKPKDPIPDVEWWDAPLLTGGTYGENDDVLITEHRLKRDKITIYVQHPRPIEPPAEPAPPPPQPLKLTKKEQKKLRTQRRLAREKDRQEMIRQGLIEPPKPKVKMSNLMKVLGSEATQDPTRLEKQIRTAAAEREQAHIDRNTARKLTPAERREKKERKLFDDPNTVETIVSIYRINNLSDKKTRFKVDVNAHENRLTGCTVITEGICVVVVEGGSKSIKRYGKLMLRRINWAEAVNEDEGDDNEEKPVNKCMLVWQGSVAKPSFHRFSLHDCVTEAAARKYFADAGVAHYWDLAVNFSDDQM; via the exons ATGCAGAAGGAACTGTCAGAGAAGCTGAAGAAGCTACCCCTG TCGAGCAAGGGTAACAACACAAGTTCAGGTGGTAGCTCACAAAGGGTATTGCCATCAGCAACCACTACTACTGCTGTTTCGACTGGGGCAGTTTGTAGTTCATCCTCCTTATCTACAAACACTATGGTGTCTATAAAGACACCTTCAACTGGTGTGGCACCTCTGCCCGATATTACTAGCATACCCAATTATGAAGCTGTTAAGCGTGCCCAGGAACTTGCTGCTAAAATGGGATTTCGCCAGGACCCTGAGTTTGCTCCTCTTATAAACTTGTTCCCTGGCCAGTTGCCAGCAGAAGTCTCTGTGCCACAGAAGCCTACTAAGACCCCTGTTCTTCGTGTGGATGCACTTGGTAGGGAAATAGATGAACATGGAAATGTGGTGAATGTGACTAAACCAAGCAACCTTAGCACCTTAAAG GTCAACATCAACAAGCAGAAAAAGGAAGCATTCCAGATTCTTAAACCTGAATTAGATGTGGATCCTGAATCGAACCCTTATTATGATGTGAAAATGGGAATTAATAAGAATAAGTTCTTGAGACCCAAACGAATGACCTTCCAGTTTGTAGAGGAAGGCAAGTGGTTAAAAGAAGCTGAAATAATGAAACTGAGG AATCAATTtggagaagaaagagaaaaggatatGAAGGCAAGGCAAGCATTACATGCAAAGGCAAAGGCAGCTCCGGATATAAATCCTAATTTGATAGAGGTATCAGAGCGATTTATAACCAAAGCAAAGCCTAAGGATCCGATTCCCGATGTAGAGTGGTG GGATGCACCTTTACTGACTGGTGGGACTTATGGTGAAAATGATGATGTTCTTATCACTGAGCATAGATTGAAAAGGGATAAAATTACTATCTATGTGCAACACCCACGTCCTATTGAGCCCCCGGCAGAGCCAGCTCCTCCACCACCTCAACCTTTGAAACTAACTAAGAAGGAGCAGAAGAAGCTCAGAACACAGCGTCGACTTGCTCGGGAAAAGGATAGACAGGAGATGATTAGACAAGGCTTGATTGAACCTCCAAAACCAAAGGTTAAAATGAGCAATTTAATGAAAGTTCTTGGCTCAGAAGCAACACAAGATCCCACCAGACTTGAAAAGCAAATTCGTACTGCAGCTGCTGAACGTGAACAAGCTCATATTGATCGAAATACTGCACGTAAGCTTACTCCTGCTGAGCGCCGTGAAAAGAAGGAGAGAAAGCTCTTTGATGACCCGAACACCGTGGAAACTATTGTTTCTATTTACAGAATCAACAACCTCTCAGACAAGAAGACTCGCTTCAAAGTTGATGTCAATGCTCATGAGAACCGCTTGACTGGGTGCACGGTGATTACAGAGGGAATTTGTGTGGTGGTGGTTGAAGGGGGAAGCAAATCCATCAAAAGGTATGGGAAGCTAATGCTTAGGCGTATaaactgggctgaagctgttaATGAGGATGAAGGAGATGACAATGAGGAGAAACCTGTGAACAAATGTATGCTGGTGTGGCAAGGTAGTGTTGCCAAACCTAGCTTCCACAGGTTTTCTTTACATGACTGTGTGACTGAAGCTGCAGCCCGAAAATATTTTGCTGATGCTGGTGTTGCCCACTATTGGGATCTTGCTGTCAATTTCTCTGATGATCAAATGTGA
- the LOC118052210 gene encoding protein RDM16 isoform X2, whose product MGGSLESFTKTPSNQPETSVAAVHPLPTKVSSISNTNENKGVSIARSHEVPGKSSTDGTSSAAGKSGNLSLDALAKAKKALQMQKELSEKLKKLPLSSKGNNTSSGGSSQRVLPSATTTTAVSTGAVCSSSSLSTNTMVSIKTPSTGVAPLPDITSIPNYEAVKRAQELAAKMGFRQDPEFAPLINLFPGQLPAEVSVPQKPTKTPVLRVDALGREIDEHGNVVNVTKPSNLSTLKVNINKQKKEAFQILKPELDVDPESNPYYDVKMGINKNKFLRPKRMTFQFVEEGKWLKEAEIMKLRNQFGEEREKDMKARQALHAKAKAAPDINPNLIEVSERFITKAKPKDPIPDVEWWDAPLLTGGTYGENDDVLITEHRLKRDKITIYVQHPRPIEPPAEPAPPPPQPLKLTKKEQKKLRTQRRLAREKDRQEMIRQGLIEPPKPKVKMSNLMKVLGSEATQDPTRLEKQIRTAAAEREQAHIDRNTARKLTPAERREKKERKLFDDPNTVETIVSIYRINNLSDKKTRFKVDVNAHENRLTGCTVITEGICVVVVEGGSKSIKRYGKLMLRRINWAEAVNEDEGDDNEEKPVNKCMLVWQGSVAKPSFHRFSLHDCVTEAAARKYFADAGVAHYWDLAVNFSDDQM is encoded by the exons ATG GGTGGTTCTCTGGAATCATTCACTAAGACTCCAAGCAATCAGCCTGAGACCTCTGTGGCAGCTGTTCACCCCCTCCCTACCAAGGTATCTTCAATTTCAAACACAAATGAAAATAAGGGAGTTAGTATTGCCAGATCTCATGAGGTTCCTGGAAAATCTAGTACAGATGGGACATCTTCAGCTGCTGGGAAAAGTGGAAATCTATCACTTGATGCATTAGCAAAAGCTAAGAAAGCCTTGCAAATGCAGAAGGAACTGTCAGAGAAGCTGAAGAAGCTACCCCTG TCGAGCAAGGGTAACAACACAAGTTCAGGTGGTAGCTCACAAAGGGTATTGCCATCAGCAACCACTACTACTGCTGTTTCGACTGGGGCAGTTTGTAGTTCATCCTCCTTATCTACAAACACTATGGTGTCTATAAAGACACCTTCAACTGGTGTGGCACCTCTGCCCGATATTACTAGCATACCCAATTATGAAGCTGTTAAGCGTGCCCAGGAACTTGCTGCTAAAATGGGATTTCGCCAGGACCCTGAGTTTGCTCCTCTTATAAACTTGTTCCCTGGCCAGTTGCCAGCAGAAGTCTCTGTGCCACAGAAGCCTACTAAGACCCCTGTTCTTCGTGTGGATGCACTTGGTAGGGAAATAGATGAACATGGAAATGTGGTGAATGTGACTAAACCAAGCAACCTTAGCACCTTAAAG GTCAACATCAACAAGCAGAAAAAGGAAGCATTCCAGATTCTTAAACCTGAATTAGATGTGGATCCTGAATCGAACCCTTATTATGATGTGAAAATGGGAATTAATAAGAATAAGTTCTTGAGACCCAAACGAATGACCTTCCAGTTTGTAGAGGAAGGCAAGTGGTTAAAAGAAGCTGAAATAATGAAACTGAGG AATCAATTtggagaagaaagagaaaaggatatGAAGGCAAGGCAAGCATTACATGCAAAGGCAAAGGCAGCTCCGGATATAAATCCTAATTTGATAGAGGTATCAGAGCGATTTATAACCAAAGCAAAGCCTAAGGATCCGATTCCCGATGTAGAGTGGTG GGATGCACCTTTACTGACTGGTGGGACTTATGGTGAAAATGATGATGTTCTTATCACTGAGCATAGATTGAAAAGGGATAAAATTACTATCTATGTGCAACACCCACGTCCTATTGAGCCCCCGGCAGAGCCAGCTCCTCCACCACCTCAACCTTTGAAACTAACTAAGAAGGAGCAGAAGAAGCTCAGAACACAGCGTCGACTTGCTCGGGAAAAGGATAGACAGGAGATGATTAGACAAGGCTTGATTGAACCTCCAAAACCAAAGGTTAAAATGAGCAATTTAATGAAAGTTCTTGGCTCAGAAGCAACACAAGATCCCACCAGACTTGAAAAGCAAATTCGTACTGCAGCTGCTGAACGTGAACAAGCTCATATTGATCGAAATACTGCACGTAAGCTTACTCCTGCTGAGCGCCGTGAAAAGAAGGAGAGAAAGCTCTTTGATGACCCGAACACCGTGGAAACTATTGTTTCTATTTACAGAATCAACAACCTCTCAGACAAGAAGACTCGCTTCAAAGTTGATGTCAATGCTCATGAGAACCGCTTGACTGGGTGCACGGTGATTACAGAGGGAATTTGTGTGGTGGTGGTTGAAGGGGGAAGCAAATCCATCAAAAGGTATGGGAAGCTAATGCTTAGGCGTATaaactgggctgaagctgttaATGAGGATGAAGGAGATGACAATGAGGAGAAACCTGTGAACAAATGTATGCTGGTGTGGCAAGGTAGTGTTGCCAAACCTAGCTTCCACAGGTTTTCTTTACATGACTGTGTGACTGAAGCTGCAGCCCGAAAATATTTTGCTGATGCTGGTGTTGCCCACTATTGGGATCTTGCTGTCAATTTCTCTGATGATCAAATGTGA
- the LOC118052210 gene encoding protein RDM16 isoform X1 — MERSFKHTRDDRDRDHHKHRSRDEKHRDSSDSHHHRSERESHQREHHKSSRRDDTKRERSHEREESVDRRERTHDHKSSSSSRREERERSYDAREEREGSRERKREKRERETVDEDYLERKKRKERGGSEDRAVVEKEKRSRRRFGEKVKEEDNRTDNNDNGNSFENVKRVDSSEAGVKEEVKDEPIGGGRGSTTENGGVSTTNGGSLESFTKTPSNQPETSVAAVHPLPTKVSSISNTNENKGVSIARSHEVPGKSSTDGTSSAAGKSGNLSLDALAKAKKALQMQKELSEKLKKLPLSSKGNNTSSGGSSQRVLPSATTTTAVSTGAVCSSSSLSTNTMVSIKTPSTGVAPLPDITSIPNYEAVKRAQELAAKMGFRQDPEFAPLINLFPGQLPAEVSVPQKPTKTPVLRVDALGREIDEHGNVVNVTKPSNLSTLKVNINKQKKEAFQILKPELDVDPESNPYYDVKMGINKNKFLRPKRMTFQFVEEGKWLKEAEIMKLRNQFGEEREKDMKARQALHAKAKAAPDINPNLIEVSERFITKAKPKDPIPDVEWWDAPLLTGGTYGENDDVLITEHRLKRDKITIYVQHPRPIEPPAEPAPPPPQPLKLTKKEQKKLRTQRRLAREKDRQEMIRQGLIEPPKPKVKMSNLMKVLGSEATQDPTRLEKQIRTAAAEREQAHIDRNTARKLTPAERREKKERKLFDDPNTVETIVSIYRINNLSDKKTRFKVDVNAHENRLTGCTVITEGICVVVVEGGSKSIKRYGKLMLRRINWAEAVNEDEGDDNEEKPVNKCMLVWQGSVAKPSFHRFSLHDCVTEAAARKYFADAGVAHYWDLAVNFSDDQM, encoded by the exons GATACAAAGCGCGAAAGATCTCACGAACGAGAAGAGAGTGTGGATAGGCGAGAGAGAACTCACGATCACAAATCGTCTTCCTCATCGAGGcgtgaggagagagagaggtcgTATGATgcgagagaggagagagaagggagtagagagagaaaacgcgagaagagagaaagagagactgTAGATGAAGATTATttggagagaaagaaaagaaaggagagaggaGGCAGTGAGGATAGGGCTGTTGTTGAGAAGGAGAAGAGGAGTAGAAGAAGATTCGGTGAAAAAGTGAAAGAAGAGGATAATAGGACTGACAACAATGATAATGGTAATAGTTTTGAGAATGTGAAGAGAGTGGATTCGAGTGAGGCTGGAGTGAAGGAGGAAGTCAAGGATGAGCCAATTGGTGGCGGCAGGGGCAGCACCACAGAAAACGGTGGTGTTTCGACTACAAAT GGTGGTTCTCTGGAATCATTCACTAAGACTCCAAGCAATCAGCCTGAGACCTCTGTGGCAGCTGTTCACCCCCTCCCTACCAAGGTATCTTCAATTTCAAACACAAATGAAAATAAGGGAGTTAGTATTGCCAGATCTCATGAGGTTCCTGGAAAATCTAGTACAGATGGGACATCTTCAGCTGCTGGGAAAAGTGGAAATCTATCACTTGATGCATTAGCAAAAGCTAAGAAAGCCTTGCAAATGCAGAAGGAACTGTCAGAGAAGCTGAAGAAGCTACCCCTG TCGAGCAAGGGTAACAACACAAGTTCAGGTGGTAGCTCACAAAGGGTATTGCCATCAGCAACCACTACTACTGCTGTTTCGACTGGGGCAGTTTGTAGTTCATCCTCCTTATCTACAAACACTATGGTGTCTATAAAGACACCTTCAACTGGTGTGGCACCTCTGCCCGATATTACTAGCATACCCAATTATGAAGCTGTTAAGCGTGCCCAGGAACTTGCTGCTAAAATGGGATTTCGCCAGGACCCTGAGTTTGCTCCTCTTATAAACTTGTTCCCTGGCCAGTTGCCAGCAGAAGTCTCTGTGCCACAGAAGCCTACTAAGACCCCTGTTCTTCGTGTGGATGCACTTGGTAGGGAAATAGATGAACATGGAAATGTGGTGAATGTGACTAAACCAAGCAACCTTAGCACCTTAAAG GTCAACATCAACAAGCAGAAAAAGGAAGCATTCCAGATTCTTAAACCTGAATTAGATGTGGATCCTGAATCGAACCCTTATTATGATGTGAAAATGGGAATTAATAAGAATAAGTTCTTGAGACCCAAACGAATGACCTTCCAGTTTGTAGAGGAAGGCAAGTGGTTAAAAGAAGCTGAAATAATGAAACTGAGG AATCAATTtggagaagaaagagaaaaggatatGAAGGCAAGGCAAGCATTACATGCAAAGGCAAAGGCAGCTCCGGATATAAATCCTAATTTGATAGAGGTATCAGAGCGATTTATAACCAAAGCAAAGCCTAAGGATCCGATTCCCGATGTAGAGTGGTG GGATGCACCTTTACTGACTGGTGGGACTTATGGTGAAAATGATGATGTTCTTATCACTGAGCATAGATTGAAAAGGGATAAAATTACTATCTATGTGCAACACCCACGTCCTATTGAGCCCCCGGCAGAGCCAGCTCCTCCACCACCTCAACCTTTGAAACTAACTAAGAAGGAGCAGAAGAAGCTCAGAACACAGCGTCGACTTGCTCGGGAAAAGGATAGACAGGAGATGATTAGACAAGGCTTGATTGAACCTCCAAAACCAAAGGTTAAAATGAGCAATTTAATGAAAGTTCTTGGCTCAGAAGCAACACAAGATCCCACCAGACTTGAAAAGCAAATTCGTACTGCAGCTGCTGAACGTGAACAAGCTCATATTGATCGAAATACTGCACGTAAGCTTACTCCTGCTGAGCGCCGTGAAAAGAAGGAGAGAAAGCTCTTTGATGACCCGAACACCGTGGAAACTATTGTTTCTATTTACAGAATCAACAACCTCTCAGACAAGAAGACTCGCTTCAAAGTTGATGTCAATGCTCATGAGAACCGCTTGACTGGGTGCACGGTGATTACAGAGGGAATTTGTGTGGTGGTGGTTGAAGGGGGAAGCAAATCCATCAAAAGGTATGGGAAGCTAATGCTTAGGCGTATaaactgggctgaagctgttaATGAGGATGAAGGAGATGACAATGAGGAGAAACCTGTGAACAAATGTATGCTGGTGTGGCAAGGTAGTGTTGCCAAACCTAGCTTCCACAGGTTTTCTTTACATGACTGTGTGACTGAAGCTGCAGCCCGAAAATATTTTGCTGATGCTGGTGTTGCCCACTATTGGGATCTTGCTGTCAATTTCTCTGATGATCAAATGTGA
- the LOC118052210 gene encoding protein RDM16 isoform X3, protein MSQLVAAGAAPQKTVVFRLQMVVLWNHSLRLQAISLRPLWQLFTPSLPSTDGTSSAAGKSGNLSLDALAKAKKALQMQKELSEKLKKLPLSSKGNNTSSGGSSQRVLPSATTTTAVSTGAVCSSSSLSTNTMVSIKTPSTGVAPLPDITSIPNYEAVKRAQELAAKMGFRQDPEFAPLINLFPGQLPAEVSVPQKPTKTPVLRVDALGREIDEHGNVVNVTKPSNLSTLKVNINKQKKEAFQILKPELDVDPESNPYYDVKMGINKNKFLRPKRMTFQFVEEGKWLKEAEIMKLRNQFGEEREKDMKARQALHAKAKAAPDINPNLIEVSERFITKAKPKDPIPDVEWWDAPLLTGGTYGENDDVLITEHRLKRDKITIYVQHPRPIEPPAEPAPPPPQPLKLTKKEQKKLRTQRRLAREKDRQEMIRQGLIEPPKPKVKMSNLMKVLGSEATQDPTRLEKQIRTAAAEREQAHIDRNTARKLTPAERREKKERKLFDDPNTVETIVSIYRINNLSDKKTRFKVDVNAHENRLTGCTVITEGICVVVVEGGSKSIKRYGKLMLRRINWAEAVNEDEGDDNEEKPVNKCMLVWQGSVAKPSFHRFSLHDCVTEAAARKYFADAGVAHYWDLAVNFSDDQM, encoded by the exons ATGAGCCAATTGGTGGCGGCAGGGGCAGCACCACAGAAAACGGTGGTGTTTCGACTACAAAT GGTGGTTCTCTGGAATCATTCACTAAGACTCCAAGCAATCAGCCTGAGACCTCTGTGGCAGCTGTTCACCCCCTCCCTACCAAG TACAGATGGGACATCTTCAGCTGCTGGGAAAAGTGGAAATCTATCACTTGATGCATTAGCAAAAGCTAAGAAAGCCTTGCAAATGCAGAAGGAACTGTCAGAGAAGCTGAAGAAGCTACCCCTG TCGAGCAAGGGTAACAACACAAGTTCAGGTGGTAGCTCACAAAGGGTATTGCCATCAGCAACCACTACTACTGCTGTTTCGACTGGGGCAGTTTGTAGTTCATCCTCCTTATCTACAAACACTATGGTGTCTATAAAGACACCTTCAACTGGTGTGGCACCTCTGCCCGATATTACTAGCATACCCAATTATGAAGCTGTTAAGCGTGCCCAGGAACTTGCTGCTAAAATGGGATTTCGCCAGGACCCTGAGTTTGCTCCTCTTATAAACTTGTTCCCTGGCCAGTTGCCAGCAGAAGTCTCTGTGCCACAGAAGCCTACTAAGACCCCTGTTCTTCGTGTGGATGCACTTGGTAGGGAAATAGATGAACATGGAAATGTGGTGAATGTGACTAAACCAAGCAACCTTAGCACCTTAAAG GTCAACATCAACAAGCAGAAAAAGGAAGCATTCCAGATTCTTAAACCTGAATTAGATGTGGATCCTGAATCGAACCCTTATTATGATGTGAAAATGGGAATTAATAAGAATAAGTTCTTGAGACCCAAACGAATGACCTTCCAGTTTGTAGAGGAAGGCAAGTGGTTAAAAGAAGCTGAAATAATGAAACTGAGG AATCAATTtggagaagaaagagaaaaggatatGAAGGCAAGGCAAGCATTACATGCAAAGGCAAAGGCAGCTCCGGATATAAATCCTAATTTGATAGAGGTATCAGAGCGATTTATAACCAAAGCAAAGCCTAAGGATCCGATTCCCGATGTAGAGTGGTG GGATGCACCTTTACTGACTGGTGGGACTTATGGTGAAAATGATGATGTTCTTATCACTGAGCATAGATTGAAAAGGGATAAAATTACTATCTATGTGCAACACCCACGTCCTATTGAGCCCCCGGCAGAGCCAGCTCCTCCACCACCTCAACCTTTGAAACTAACTAAGAAGGAGCAGAAGAAGCTCAGAACACAGCGTCGACTTGCTCGGGAAAAGGATAGACAGGAGATGATTAGACAAGGCTTGATTGAACCTCCAAAACCAAAGGTTAAAATGAGCAATTTAATGAAAGTTCTTGGCTCAGAAGCAACACAAGATCCCACCAGACTTGAAAAGCAAATTCGTACTGCAGCTGCTGAACGTGAACAAGCTCATATTGATCGAAATACTGCACGTAAGCTTACTCCTGCTGAGCGCCGTGAAAAGAAGGAGAGAAAGCTCTTTGATGACCCGAACACCGTGGAAACTATTGTTTCTATTTACAGAATCAACAACCTCTCAGACAAGAAGACTCGCTTCAAAGTTGATGTCAATGCTCATGAGAACCGCTTGACTGGGTGCACGGTGATTACAGAGGGAATTTGTGTGGTGGTGGTTGAAGGGGGAAGCAAATCCATCAAAAGGTATGGGAAGCTAATGCTTAGGCGTATaaactgggctgaagctgttaATGAGGATGAAGGAGATGACAATGAGGAGAAACCTGTGAACAAATGTATGCTGGTGTGGCAAGGTAGTGTTGCCAAACCTAGCTTCCACAGGTTTTCTTTACATGACTGTGTGACTGAAGCTGCAGCCCGAAAATATTTTGCTGATGCTGGTGTTGCCCACTATTGGGATCTTGCTGTCAATTTCTCTGATGATCAAATGTGA